The DNA window GCACCAGACGCAGTCCGAAAACGTTGATATAGAGCCCGGCCATGATCAGCGCCGCCCCGGCGAGCTGCAGCCCGCTCAGCGTCTCTCCCAGCAGCAGCGCGGCGCTGGCCATCCCCACCACCGGCACCAGCAGCGACAGCGGCGCCACCCGCCAGGTTTCATACCGCCCCAGCAGCGAGCCCCAGATACCGTAGCCGACAATAGTGGCGATAAACGCCAGGTAAAGCAGTGAGAGAACCGTCAGCACATCGATCTGGCGCAGACTCGTCAGCATCAGCTGCGGGCCATCGATCAGCCACGAGGCGAGCATAAACGGCAGCACCGGGATCAATGCGCTCCACACCACCAGCGACATGATCGGCGGCCGGGTCGCCTGGGACATGATTTTTTTGTTAAAAATATTGCCGCAGGCCCAGCTGAGCGCCGCCGCCAGGGTCAGCATAAAGCCCACCAGCGGGACATGTTCCCCTCCGAGGCTCCCCTCCACCAGCACCAGCACGCCGAAGATCGCCAGAGCGATCCCCGCCAGCTGCTTGCCCTGCAGGCGTTCGCCAAAGACGAAGGCGCCGAGGATGATGGTAAAGAAGGCTTGCGCCTGCAGAACCAGCGACGCCAGCCCCGCCGGCATGCCCAGGCCGATAGCGCAGAACAGAAAAGCAAACTGGCCAAAGCTAATGGTCAGGCCATAGCCCAACAGCAGGCGCAGCGGAATGGCTGGCCGGGCGACAAACAGCAGCGCCGGAAAGGCCACCAGCATAAAGCGCAGGCCCGCCAGCATCAGCGGCGGCATATTGTGCAATCCCAGCTTAATCACCACGAAGTTAAGCCCCCACACTACCACTACCAGCAGCGCCAGCAGTCCATCTTTCCTCGTCATACCCCTGCCTCTGTCGTTATTAGAATTTTTGTGAACAAAATCAAAGTAGCGAAAAAGCGGCCGCCAGGATAGATCATTATTTTTGGCAGGTTCAGAAGTGCCGATCGCGACCGGGGCGACCTGTACAAGGCGTGATGACCGTGTTATTTGTGATCGAACACATAAAATTATAACAACATGACAGGCAAGGAAATCATGATCACCACACTCCGGCGCTCCACCATCGCGCTGCTGGCATCGTCGTTACTGTTGACTATCGGCCGCGGGGCCACACTGCCGTTTATGACCATCTACCTCACCCGACGCTATCAGCTGGAGGTGGATGTGATCGGCTACGCCCTGTCGCTGGCCCTGGTGGTCGGCGTGCTGTTCAGCATGGGCTTTGGCATCCTCGCGGACAAGTTCGACAAAAAGCGCTATATGGTGTGGTCAGTGCTGGTATTTATCCTCGGTTTCAGCGCGATACCGCTGGTCCATAACGCGACCCTGGTGGTGATCTTCTTTGCGCTGATCAACTGCGCCTATTCGGTCTTTTCCACCGTGCTGAAAGCCTGGTTCGCCGACCGGCTGACGGCGGAGAAAAAAGCGCGCATCTTCTCGCTGAACTACACCATCCTCAACATCGGCTGGACCGTCGGGCCGCCTATCGGCACGCTGCTGGTGATGCACAGCATTAATCTGCCCTTCTGGCTGGCGGCGGCCTGCGCCGCCTTCCCGCTGGTGTTTATTCAGCTGTTTCTCCAGCGGGATGGGGCCGCCGCCGCCCAGCCGGGAGCTGCCGCCTGGACGCCTTCGGTGCTGCTGCGCGACCGCGCGCTGCTGTGGTTTACCTGTTCCGGGCTGCTGGCCTCCTTCGTCGGCGGCGCGTTTGCCTCCTGTATCTCGCAGTACGTGCTGGTGGTCGCCAGCAGCGACTTCGCCGAGAAAGTCGTGGCCGTGGTGCTGCCGGTTAACGCCGCGGTGGTCGTCGCCCTGCAGTACGCCGTTGGCCGGCGGCTGAGCGCGAGAAATATCCGCCCGCTGATGACCTTCGGTACCGTCTGCTTTGTGATCGGCCTCGTGGGCTTTATGTTCTCCGGCGCCAGCCTGTGGGCGTGGGGGATCTCGGCGGCGATCTTCACCCTTGGCGAGGTGATTTATGCCCCCGGCGAGTATATGCTGATTGACCATATCGCCCCGCCGGGAATGAAGGCCAGCTACTTCTCCGCTCAGTCGCTGGGATGGCTGGGGGCGGCCTTCAACCTGATGTTCACCGGGTTGATCCTCACCCATCTGCCGCACTGGTCGCTGTTTGTCATTCTTATCGCGGCTATTGTCGCCGCCTGGCTGATGATTTTCCGGGGGATCAATGCCCGTCCCTGGCAGCCGGATTCTCCGCTGGCCAGGGCGTGACGCCAGCTGACATGCGGCTGTCAGGTTGCTGTCGGGCCGTTGTCGGGTCGCTGTCGTGGTGGCTGGCGGCCCGCTTTTCCATACTCCATCACAGGTTTACATCCGCAGAACGTCATGGAGCATATGAATATGAACAGCATCAATCAGGTCAAACAATTACGGCTGCAGCGCGCCTGGTCCCAGGAACAGCTGGCCGAAATGGCGGGACTCAGCGTCCGCACGATCCAGCGCATTGAGAATGGCGAACGCCCGGGGCTGGAGACCCTCAGCGCCCTCGCCGCGGTCTTTGAGGTGACGGTGGCCGAGATCGGCGGCGAAGCCTCGCGGGAGGGCGCGCCGGGTCCGCAAGCTTCGCTGGATCTGCGTATTGAGGAAGCGAAAGCGCGGGTGCAGCAGGAAAGCCGCTTTTTTCGTTCGCTGTCGGTGGCGCTGGTGGTCTGCGTGCTGCTGGCGGTGCTCAACCGGTACACGAACCCGCAGTACTACTGGTCCGGCTGGGTCGCCCTGATCTGGGGCGCTCTGCTGGTGGTGAGAGGATTACGTCTGTTCGTCTTTGGCGAATGGATCAAAAACTGGCGCCAGGCGCGCCTGCAGCGGCTGCTGCGTAAATAGCATGGAAACCGGCGGCGCGCGCCGCCGGCCCGATCAGATAGTCACCAGGGCGCGCACGCCGTCGGTTTCCATATCTCCGCCCTTTCCCTGCTGGACGATGGCGCCGCGCGACATCACCAGGTAGTGGTCCGCCAGCCCGGCGGCAAAGTCATAGAATTGCTCCACCAGCAGAATGGCCATATCCCCGCGGCTCGCCAGCTGACGGATCACCTCGCCAATCTCTTTGATGACCGAGGGCTGGATCCCCTCGGTGGGCTCATCGAGGATCAGCAGCTGCGGACGGCTGGCCAGCGCGCGGCCGATCGCCAGCTGCTGCTGCTGACCGCCGGATAAGTCACCGCCCCGCCGCTGCTTCATGGTCTTGAGCACCGGGAAAAGCTGGTAAATCTCCTCCGGCACCTGCTGCGCCTCGCGGGCGGGAAAGCGCGACAGCCCCATCAGCAGATTTTCTTCCACCGTCAGGCGGGGAAAAATCTCGCGTCCCTGGGGGACGTAGGCCACCCCGGCCTGCACCCGCTGGTGCGGTTTACGGTGGGTGATGTTCTGATCCTGCCAGCGCACCTCGCCGCTGCGTGCCGGAATAAGCCCCATCAGACATTTCAGCAACGTGGTCTTACCGACGCCGTTGCGCCCCAGCAGGCAGGTAACCTCGCCCTGACGGGCGGTAAAATCCACCCCGCGCAAGATGTGGCTCCCGCCGTAGTACTGATGTAACTGACTCACCTGTAACATTGGCGCTCCTTAACGTCCCAGATAAACTTCAATGACCTGCTCATTGGCCTGCACCTCCCGCAGCGACCCCTCCGCCAGCACCTGGCCCTGATGCAGGACCGTCACCCGGTCGGCGATGGTCTCGACAAACCCCATGTCGTGCTCCACCACCATCAGGGAGTGCTGTCCGGCCAGCGTGCGAAACAGCTCCGCGGTATATTCGGTTTCCGCATCGGTCATGCCGGCCGCTGGCTCATCAAGCAGCAGCAGATGCGGCTCCTGCACCAGCAGCATGCCGATCTCAAGAAACTGTTTCTGGCCATGGGACAGCAGACCCGCCTGGCGGTAGCGTTCGCCGTCGAGGCGCAGCAGGCGCAGCACCTCATTCAGCCGATCGTCCTGTTCGCTGCTCAGCCGGGCGCGCAGGCTGGCCCACACCGATTTATCCCCCTTCATCGCCAGGGCGAGATTTTCCGCCACCGTCAGCGCTTCGAAGACCGTCGGCTTTTGAAACTTGCGCCCGATACCCTGGCGGGCGATGGCTACCGGGTCGAGAGTGGTCAGATCCACCGACTGGTCATAGATCGCTTTGCCGCTCTGCGGCCGGGTTTTGCCGGTGATCACGTCCATCAGGGTGGTCTTGCCCGCGCCGTTGGGGCCGATCACGCAGCGCAGCTCGCCGACGCCTATCGCCAGCGACAGATCCGTCAGCGCCCGGAAACCGTCAAAGCTGACGTTAATGTTCTCCAGCTGCAGTACCGGGTCGGTCTGCGCACGGAAGCGATCTCCGGGCAGCTGGCGGGTAAACAGTCCTTCATCCGGTTGCATTAGCGGTCTCCTCGACGCAGCAGCCCCATCACCCCGCGGGGTAAAAACAGGGTCACGATGATGAACATGAGGCCAAGAAACAGCTGCCAGTACTCCGGCATCGCCACGGTGAAAATGCTTTTCGCGCCATTGACCAGCCCGGCGCCAAGCACCGGGCCGATCAGGGTGCCGCGCCCGCCGAGCGCCACCCAGATGGCGGCCTCGATGGAGTTGGTCGGCGACATTTCGCTGGGGTTGATGATCCCCACCTGCGGGACGTATAACGCCCCCGCCAGGCCGCAGAGCACCGCCGACAGCGTCCACACCAGCAGCTTGAAGCCGCGCGGGTCGTACCCGCAGAACATCAGGCGGTTCTCGGCATCCCGCACCGCGGTGAGGATGCGGCCAAACTTACTCTGCGCCAGCGCCGAGCCCAGCCACAGGGTCAGCAACAGCAGCAGGACCGTGGCCATAAACAGCGCCGCCCGGGTGCCGGTGGCGGTGACCGGAAAGCCCAGCAGCGTGGTAAATCCGGTGAAGCCGTTGTTACCGCCAAACCCGGTCTCGTTGCGAAAGAACAGCAGCATACCGGCATAGGTCAAGGCCTGGGTCATGATCGAGAAATAGACCCCTTTGATCTTCGAGCGGAAGGCGAACCAGCCGAAAACCAGCGCCAGCAGGCCGGGAACCAGCACCACCAGCGCCATCGCCCAGGCGAAATGCTGCGTGCCCCACCAGAACCAGGGCAGCTCGTTCCAGGAGAGAAAAGACATAAACGCCGGCAGACCGTCGCCCGCCGCCTGGCGCATCAGGTACATGCCCATGGCGTACCCGCCGAGGGCAAAGAAAATCCCGTGGCCAAGGGATAGCATACCCGCGTAGCCCCAGACCAGATCCAGCGCCACCGCCACGATGGCGTAGCAGAGGATTTTACCGCTCAGGGTCAGCAGCCAGCTCGGCACCGCCAGCGGATGGGAGGCCGGCAGCAGCGCCAGGAATGGCATACTCAGCAGCCCCAGCACCAGCAGGATCCCCAGCCAGCGCAGAGGCCGCGGCGCGCGCTGCGCCAGCGTTAAGGTAATGGGTTGGCTCATCAGTCAATCACCCTCCCTTTCAGCGCGAACAGGCCCTGCGGGCGTTTCTGAATAAACAGAATAATCATCACCAGGATCAGGATCTTGCCCAGCACCGCGCCCATCTGCGGTTCAAGAATTTTGTTGAAAATGCCCAGCCCAAAGGCTGCCGCCACGCTGCCGGCCATCTGGCCGACGCCACCCAGGACCACCACCAGGAACGAGTCGATGATATAGCCCTGACCCAGCTCCGGGCCGACGTTGCCAAGCTGGGACAGCGCCACGCCGCCCAGCCCGGCAATACCGGAGCCGAGACCAAAGGCCAGCATATCCACCCGCCCGGTAGGCACGCCGCAGCAGGCGGCCATCGCCCGGTTCTGCGTCACGGCGCGGACGTTCATTCCGAGGCGGGTGCGGTTCAGGATGAGCCAGGTGAAGCACAGCACCAGCAGGACGAACGCCAGCACCGCCAGCCGGTTCCACGGCAGGATCAGGTTCGGCAGGACCTGCACGCCGCCGGAGAGCCAGGCGGGGTTCGCCACCTCCACGTTCTGCGCGCCGAACAGCATCCGCACCAGCTGAATAAGCATCAGGCTGATCCCCCAGGTGGCGAGCAGCGTTTCCAGCGGCCGACCATACAGATGACGAATAATGGTGCGCTCGAGCGCCATGCCGATCCCGGCGGTGACCAGGAAGGCCACTGGCAGCGCGACCAGCGGATAAAAGGCCAGCCACTGCGGCGCGAGCTGCGCCAGGACCTGCTGTACCAGCCAGCAGCTGTAGGCGCCGATCATCAGCATCTCGCCATGGGCCATGTTAATCACCCCCAGCAGGCCGTAGGTGATCGCCAGCCCCAGCGCGGCCAGCAGCAGCACCGAGCCCAGCGACAGCCCCATAAAGGCCTGGCCCAGCAGATCGCCGAGCAGCAGACGATGTTTGATCTTTTGCAGGCTATCGCTGGCCGCCTCGCGCACCGCCGCATCCGGCTCATGCTGGGCATCGGTAAAGGGGATCAGCAGCGCCTGGGTTTCCGGGTCCGCGGAATGGCCGAGCAGCGTCACCGCGGCCAGCCGCGCGCTGGCCTCAGGCTGAGTCAACTGCAGGCGCGCCAGCGCCACCTCCAGCAGGCCCCGCACATTATCATCGGTTTCCGCCTTCAGCCGCTGCTGCAGCAGAGCGGTCATGGCCGGGGTCGCTTCCCGCTGCAGGGTGCGCGCCGCGGACGCTCGCTCTGTGACGTTGTCACTTAAAATAAGGTGGCTGGCCAGCGCGCCGGCAGCCAGATTGCGCAGGCGGTTGGTCAGACGGACCGGCCGGGTGTCGCCCTGCGGCGCGGCGGCGGCGCCCAGCGGTTGTAAGCCGCCCTGTCGGGTGCGGAAAGCATGTTTTCCGTCGTCCATCACCAGGCTCTCGCTGGTCAACGCCCGCAGCAACGGCAGGCGATCCGCCTGCGGCGCTGCCGCCCACTGGGTCAACAGCTGCGCCTGCTGGCTGCGACTGGCGGCAACGAAGTCGTCCGCCTCCGCGGCCTGCGCCCGCCATGGCAGCAAGCTCAGCAGCAGCGCCAACACACTCATGAGACGCAATGCGTTCATGTCGTTCTCCTCTGGTCAGCGGCCGACGGGCGCGACGCTCCCGCCCCGTCGGCCCTGGCGCTTACTGGCTGACGGTTTTCACCGGATGGTCAGGTTTCTTATCATTACCGGGGATCCACGGGCTCCACGGCTGCGCGCGGACGGGCTCATCGGTCTGCCAGACCACATTGAACTGGCCGTTGCCTTCGATTTCACCGATCATTACCGGCTTATGCAGATGGTGGTTGGTGGCATCCATCGTCAGGGTAAAACCGGACGGCGCTTTAAAGGTTTGCCCGGCCATGGCGTCGCGCACTTTGTCCACGTCGGTGGTGCCGGCTTTGGTCACCGCCTGCGCCCACATATGCAGACCCACCCAGGTCGCCTCCATCGGGTCGTTGGTCACCACCGTATCGGCATTCGGCAGCTTGTGCGCTTTGGCGTAAGCGCGATAGTCGGCGACAAAGGCTTTATTGGTCGGGTTATCCACCGACTCAAAGTAGTTCCATGCCGCGAGGTTGCCGACCAGCGGTTTGGTATCGATGCCGCGCAGCTCCTCTTCCCCCACCGAGAAGGCCACCACCGGCACGTCGGTCGCTTTCAGACCCTGGTTAGCCAGCTCTTTGTAGAAAGGCACGTTGGAATCGCCGTTGATGGTGGAGACCACCGCCGTTTTGCCGCCGGCGGAGAATTTTTTGATATTGGCGACGATGGTCTGGTAATCGCTATAGCCGAACGGGGTGTAGACTTCTTCGATATCTTTGTCCTGGATCCCTTTGGCATGCAGGAAGGCGCGAAGGATCTTGTTGGTGGTGCGCGGATAGACGTAGTCGGTTCCCAGCAGGAAGAAGCGTTTGGCGCCGCCGCCGTCCTCGCTCAGCAGGTATTCCACCGCCGGGATGGCCTGCTGGTTAGGCGCCGCGCCGGTATAGAAGACATTGGGGGACATCTCTTCCCCTTCGTACTGTACCGGGTAGAACAGCAGGCCGTTCAGCTCCTCAAACACCGGTAGCACCGATTTACGCGAGACCGAGGTCCAGCAGCCGAACACCACCGCCACCTTGTCCTGGGCCAGCAGCTGGCGCGCCTTCTCGGCGAACAGCGGCCAGTTGGAGGCCGGGTCGACCACTACCGGCTCCAGCTTCTTGCCCAGCACCCCGCCTTTGGCGTTGATGTCGTCGATGGCCATCAGGGCGACGTCCTTCAGCGGCGTTTCGGAAATCGCCATCGTCCCGGAGAGCGAATGCATAATCCCGACTTTAATGGTGTCGGCGGCATAGGCCTGGAATGAGAGACCCATAGCCATTACAGAGGCGGAGAGTGCAAAAGCTTTTAATAACGTTCTTCGTTGCATGATTCACTCCTGAGTAGCGCAAAAATAAAGAATTAACAGCTAACAAGAGGTGATAAGGCAAAAACGGTGCCAGGTTGTGAGAACAGCGGGACGCGGCGCAGGCGGAGGGCGGAGACGAAGGAGATGGCAGCGTTGCCT is part of the Klebsiella quasipneumoniae subsp. quasipneumoniae genome and encodes:
- the ydeE gene encoding efflux MFS transporter YdeE — encoded protein: MITTLRRSTIALLASSLLLTIGRGATLPFMTIYLTRRYQLEVDVIGYALSLALVVGVLFSMGFGILADKFDKKRYMVWSVLVFILGFSAIPLVHNATLVVIFFALINCAYSVFSTVLKAWFADRLTAEKKARIFSLNYTILNIGWTVGPPIGTLLVMHSINLPFWLAAACAAFPLVFIQLFLQRDGAAAAQPGAAAWTPSVLLRDRALLWFTCSGLLASFVGGAFASCISQYVLVVASSDFAEKVVAVVLPVNAAVVVALQYAVGRRLSARNIRPLMTFGTVCFVIGLVGFMFSGASLWAWGISAAIFTLGEVIYAPGEYMLIDHIAPPGMKASYFSAQSLGWLGAAFNLMFTGLILTHLPHWSLFVILIAAIVAAWLMIFRGINARPWQPDSPLARA
- the urtD gene encoding urea ABC transporter ATP-binding protein UrtD, with translation MQPDEGLFTRQLPGDRFRAQTDPVLQLENINVSFDGFRALTDLSLAIGVGELRCVIGPNGAGKTTLMDVITGKTRPQSGKAIYDQSVDLTTLDPVAIARQGIGRKFQKPTVFEALTVAENLALAMKGDKSVWASLRARLSSEQDDRLNEVLRLLRLDGERYRQAGLLSHGQKQFLEIGMLLVQEPHLLLLDEPAAGMTDAETEYTAELFRTLAGQHSLMVVEHDMGFVETIADRVTVLHQGQVLAEGSLREVQANEQVIEVYLGR
- a CDS encoding helix-turn-helix domain-containing protein — encoded protein: MNSINQVKQLRLQRAWSQEQLAEMAGLSVRTIQRIENGERPGLETLSALAAVFEVTVAEIGGEASREGAPGPQASLDLRIEEAKARVQQESRFFRSLSVALVVCVLLAVLNRYTNPQYYWSGWVALIWGALLVVRGLRLFVFGEWIKNWRQARLQRLLRK
- the urtE gene encoding urea ABC transporter ATP-binding subunit UrtE, which produces MLQVSQLHQYYGGSHILRGVDFTARQGEVTCLLGRNGVGKTTLLKCLMGLIPARSGEVRWQDQNITHRKPHQRVQAGVAYVPQGREIFPRLTVEENLLMGLSRFPAREAQQVPEEIYQLFPVLKTMKQRRGGDLSGGQQQQLAIGRALASRPQLLILDEPTEGIQPSVIKEIGEVIRQLASRGDMAILLVEQFYDFAAGLADHYLVMSRGAIVQQGKGGDMETDGVRALVTI
- the urtB gene encoding urea ABC transporter permease subunit UrtB, which produces MNALRLMSVLALLLSLLPWRAQAAEADDFVAASRSQQAQLLTQWAAAPQADRLPLLRALTSESLVMDDGKHAFRTRQGGLQPLGAAAAPQGDTRPVRLTNRLRNLAAGALASHLILSDNVTERASAARTLQREATPAMTALLQQRLKAETDDNVRGLLEVALARLQLTQPEASARLAAVTLLGHSADPETQALLIPFTDAQHEPDAAVREAASDSLQKIKHRLLLGDLLGQAFMGLSLGSVLLLAALGLAITYGLLGVINMAHGEMLMIGAYSCWLVQQVLAQLAPQWLAFYPLVALPVAFLVTAGIGMALERTIIRHLYGRPLETLLATWGISLMLIQLVRMLFGAQNVEVANPAWLSGGVQVLPNLILPWNRLAVLAFVLLVLCFTWLILNRTRLGMNVRAVTQNRAMAACCGVPTGRVDMLAFGLGSGIAGLGGVALSQLGNVGPELGQGYIIDSFLVVVLGGVGQMAGSVAAAFGLGIFNKILEPQMGAVLGKILILVMIILFIQKRPQGLFALKGRVID
- the urtC gene encoding urea ABC transporter permease subunit UrtC; amino-acid sequence: MSQPITLTLAQRAPRPLRWLGILLVLGLLSMPFLALLPASHPLAVPSWLLTLSGKILCYAIVAVALDLVWGYAGMLSLGHGIFFALGGYAMGMYLMRQAAGDGLPAFMSFLSWNELPWFWWGTQHFAWAMALVVLVPGLLALVFGWFAFRSKIKGVYFSIMTQALTYAGMLLFFRNETGFGGNNGFTGFTTLLGFPVTATGTRAALFMATVLLLLLTLWLGSALAQSKFGRILTAVRDAENRLMFCGYDPRGFKLLVWTLSAVLCGLAGALYVPQVGIINPSEMSPTNSIEAAIWVALGGRGTLIGPVLGAGLVNGAKSIFTVAMPEYWQLFLGLMFIIVTLFLPRGVMGLLRRGDR
- the urtA gene encoding urea ABC transporter substrate-binding protein — its product is MQRRTLLKAFALSASVMAMGLSFQAYAADTIKVGIMHSLSGTMAISETPLKDVALMAIDDINAKGGVLGKKLEPVVVDPASNWPLFAEKARQLLAQDKVAVVFGCWTSVSRKSVLPVFEELNGLLFYPVQYEGEEMSPNVFYTGAAPNQQAIPAVEYLLSEDGGGAKRFFLLGTDYVYPRTTNKILRAFLHAKGIQDKDIEEVYTPFGYSDYQTIVANIKKFSAGGKTAVVSTINGDSNVPFYKELANQGLKATDVPVVAFSVGEEELRGIDTKPLVGNLAAWNYFESVDNPTNKAFVADYRAYAKAHKLPNADTVVTNDPMEATWVGLHMWAQAVTKAGTTDVDKVRDAMAGQTFKAPSGFTLTMDATNHHLHKPVMIGEIEGNGQFNVVWQTDEPVRAQPWSPWIPGNDKKPDHPVKTVSQ
- the eamA gene encoding O-acetylserine/cysteine exporter, which produces MTRKDGLLALLVVVVWGLNFVVIKLGLHNMPPLMLAGLRFMLVAFPALLFVARPAIPLRLLLGYGLTISFGQFAFLFCAIGLGMPAGLASLVLQAQAFFTIILGAFVFGERLQGKQLAGIALAIFGVLVLVEGSLGGEHVPLVGFMLTLAAALSWACGNIFNKKIMSQATRPPIMSLVVWSALIPVLPFMLASWLIDGPQLMLTSLRQIDVLTVLSLLYLAFIATIVGYGIWGSLLGRYETWRVAPLSLLVPVVGMASAALLLGETLSGLQLAGAALIMAGLYINVFGLRLVRPGMARG